The sequence gtgatggtagcgtgctccgcctatcacaccgtatgccctgggttcgcaccccgggcaaagcaacatcaaaattttagaaataaggtttttcaattagaagaaaatttttctaagcggggtcgcccctaggcagtgtttggcatgcgctccgggtttatttctaccatgaaaagctctcagtgaaaactcatctgccttgcagatgccgatcggagtcggcataaaaaaaacatgtaggtcccgtccggccaatttgtagggaaaatcaataggagcacgacgcaaattggaagagaaggttggccttagatctcttcggaggttatcgcgccttacatttatttttttatttaaatagattgagaaataataggcaattaaataaagacaagagaagaaaacttgaaaaaaaaaaaatacaaaaaaaaaaaaaaaaattttagttaaacggttttattgatagggcgttgatcagacaattaaataaaagcgttggacgcgtcaaatttctattgatagtcatatataagaccaactgaaccgtaatcaggttatgctacgccttacatttttagaaatttcacgcgcccaacgcttttatttaattgtctcatcaacgccctagattgatggggagtgtgatgacAGTACCCAGGACCTACCtcattattttctaacttttagtattattattatttcatgtaagtattgttttcaataaaaccgtttaacttaaaaatttttgttaattagTTTATTTCTCTTCAAAGccaaacttgaaatttttttatttgaaaatatttattttccatttttatttttcatttaaaattttttttagagtaTGCTGCTACCATAAATTTAGGAATACAAGATTTTCTTGGcgcattttttggaaaaaattggaGCACGTTCTAATGGTCTGATCCAGTATCATGTcatacgatcagtgactgaaatcTATTTTCACTCAAACTATAACAATGCAACtgtcaaaatatttctaaaacttttaataagttatggatctaacgagtattCGCTGTCGCTAGTTCACATatgtcattaatccgatccaccatttcagagctattgtgatttaaaaactGTGTTTCGATCTCGCATcgaaaacgttaacaaaaaaataacttTCTTATTTAGAACTGAGTATTGTTTACGTTTAATTATAACTCGCAAAAAGAATCTTAATTTCGTTAAGATAAGTCCAAAAATTTCGTCGTCCTGTAAgaatttattatatattaaattCGGCTAGGCTTGTTAGGCATTTGCCTTAAACTGAAACATCATTTGCATATGCCATTAGTTTGGCTCGTCCTCCGTCCAACCGCCTAAGCAAAAGGTTGATAAAATTGGTGATAAATCCCCACCCTGCAGCAACAAACTTTGTTACCACCGCGACTTGATTATGTTGCAGCTTAAAGTGGAGCCGATCCAGTTTGTTAAGGCCGGATGAATTTCAATCGAGTTGAGATTGATGacaagtgtgatgactagtatctaggacttacctaattattttctagcttttagtattattattacctaatgaaatatttttttttttcaataaaaccgtttaccttcaactttttttttttaattattttatatcaaATAATTTTATTACTAACTACATTAAAcatgaataatttgaaaattctTTATAAATACTGCATACTCATATTTTCGATGTAGGAATTAAtttaattaagaaaattttacaGGAATCTAGTTTCCTTTCATCGCATTTCTCCTCCCTATCTTTATTGGTATTTATATCTCTGTTAAAATCTTTAGTCCCATTCCTTAGCCCAATTATTTCCTCTCCCCTCGTACCTTGCCTCTATCTTTATCCATATCATTATGCTCATTCCCTGCCCATTTCTCTCTGCTCATCCAAATGTTCTATCCTCTTCGCTACTGCTATCCTAAGAAAAAAGGTACGACTACTGTGGTCAACGGCTTCATCTTTTAAAAGAAACTGCAAAAAACACACACAGGCAGTTTAAGGGTTTAACAAGGTCAGAAAAGGAAAAGACGCTTAGGGCATTTCATTGGTTTGTAACAAGTTGTTCATAAATAGTTTGAAATTTTAGTTCCGCGGGCGCATTCGTATCTGCACACCATTCACACTTTTAGAAACCAACTCGGCCAATATATGTGGTTTGAAGTCTTTCACCGGCAGAAACAATGAAAGATGCTAAATTTCAGTACCAATACAATTACGGACCCCCGCACTAAAAGGGACAAACGCGAATGGATGCAATTCCTTTTCGGATGCCAGAAAGCGGTCTGCAGCAAATTTTTGTGGATTCGGAAAGTATTTTTCATCACGATGGATCACATAGGCTAGCAGTGTGATTGTAACACCTTTTGGCACTGTGATTTTACCAATTTGTAAATCTTCGTTTACCATACGTGAGTAGAAGGGTACAGATGGATACATTCGTAGTGTTTCTTTTATAACCGCTTCCAAGTAGGGCATTGACTCTTTTTCACGGCCTTGCAACAGCACAGACTCCTCGTACGTCCGTTGTTGGACATCGTGATGCTGGGAAAGCAAATAAAGAGCGAATGCGATTGCAGAGCTAGTTGTATCGTGACCTTCAAAGTAGTCTTCGCGTATATGTTCATGTGATATATCGGTACCTTCCATTTGGCTGATAAGTAACATATCTAAAAATGCTAAGCGTCGTTTGACATCAATTTCATTTAGTTTTTCTGCATCCGCAAAATTTTGTCTATTGGAGTCTTGCAACTGTTGGCGACGTAATTTGATAACACGATTTGTTTCGCCACGTAAAATCCTTAATGCTTCCTTCTGCTCCTTGTAAGAATttgaaaaccgaaaaattgcgtcATACCGTTGCCAAACTGAGAATGATCGTTTACGTAGAGTACGGCAAATCCTAAAACGATAAAGCTTACATACATATAAGCTACCTAACTTCTCAACTATGagtaaatattttcttctaaacATCGTTAGCTTTTATGACTCACGTTTCCACCGCCTTCACATATTCCGATTCGATTTGCATTTGAACGTTCTTTTTGATTCCCATTGCTGTCTCTAATATTGCATCCAAAGCAAATAATGTTATATAAGGATATATATCGAATTGTTGACCATTGGCTTTCTCGCGCAATTTACTTATAAGAATTTTGCAATTGTCTTCCATGGGCTCCTTGAATTCGCTAAGTATGCGAAAGTGAAAAGCGGGCGTCAATAATTTGCGGCGTTCACGCCAAGCTTCATTGCTACTAGTAAGTAGGCCCTTGCCCAACCATAACTCTAGCAGCCTATAGTTTTTTGACTTCGAGAGTAGCGTGTTGTTACTCAACAGTTTACTGATATCTTCTGGATCTGTGAAGTACACAGAAAGGTATTTCCCAAACCATATTCGAAAAACTGGCCCATATTTTATGCGGAAAGAGTGCAAAGATGCGAGAATTTCATATTTTTCTAAAGACTAAGGCATTCGAATAAAGAACCTTTTTcgataccccagcgggttaggggattagaatatacccgcggtaggtatgcctgtcgtaagaggcgactaaaataccaaattgattcaatgaattatgtagcgcaaacctttcaggttgccagcgcaatatatagcttctccaaatccaattgtcaaccttacctattcgtggcgaatcctatttcatgtatctagggggtgggagggcggtatgacctagaaggtcgcatgtggttataacaaatcaatcccgaaatggtcaggcttggtaccggaacgtaccgaatatGCATCCGGtacaggaccatcaacatcgataacactccctccccaaggcctttgggtagtgtccttatcgctacaacaacaaaaaccttttTCGGTAACCCGTTTTCGAGTTATTGTAAAAGTTTCGAGTAAAAACCAGTTCCCAAAAAATGTACGATccgatttttctttaaaaaaaatttgaactatCACATTAAGAGACGTTACTAGTTCACTTTTAACATTTTGATGTCCCACGAAATAGGAATTGGTCCACCTTACAGACCTTAACAACGCGTTCTTAACTGTTTCCCTAGTAGGTGGCTCTGAAATTTAATTaatacaaattaaaatttatgataaTAGGCTTTACTGATCTAAGTCGAGTatgcaaataaaactaaattatttcaCTATCTTCCCAACTtttcgctaatctttgttagcatcttcagaggagtaattattttaaaaaatccctgcctcaaacagaaaaattaaaaataagcaaCAAATTAACACATagttaaataagtaaaattaataCAAACACTTACAATAACTGcatttttgtatggaaaatataaaACCattaaaacagcaacaaaaactttGATCAACTTAaacatatatattagggtgggtcgaattattaaccgatatcgcgtcattgatttttcgataggatttgggctcaggaaaaaaagttccactacgcatatccaaaaaaataattttcgagcctgcgaaattggaattttttggttttttttcgactttgatttttaaggtttttttcatgacctactaaaaaattttcttttgattttaaaattttcatgtataccctgtccgacccaaaaatgtctgcTAAAAACGTTggggataacagttttttgaaaaaataaaaaataaaatttaaaaaaaatatataaacattttcataaatatttttttttttcaaaaaactgttatcgacaacgtttttagcggacattttgaGGTCGGACAAgatatatatatgaaatttttttattaggtCAGAAGGtaggcgcgatatcggttaactttcgtccatacaaatcgacccagcctaatatatatacatatgaaaattatcAGTACCATTTAACTGACAAGACTACCGTCAATATTAAATGTTCTTATCAGGGggtgaaactgttattccttttatgatacaattccttgcaaaactattaattttggactttaaatatatttggatcaagctaaaaattattttcggatttttattttttgagtccgatagaactagttaaactcggacttttaaaaataaaagtccggaaataaaagttaaatccgggcttttattttttaaggccaaaataaaagtcccgcttgataacaaggaaacggcttatccgaattaaattttttttttagtttggccttaaaaaataaaagtccggatttaacttttatttccggacttttattttaaaagtccgagtttaactagttctatcggactcaaaaaataaaaatacagattttacttttatatgtggacttttatggaaaaagttcaaaaaataaaaagatgcatgattcgacatgatattgctctAGGGAttgatacctgggaactcaaacattttcacctaggacaattttttgaccaggactttttcgactccgaagaaaaattattattattttccgtccctggttctTAATTTTCTAAACATGCTATGTAAGCGGCAGCAATTTTTTCTGTATCTTCGCGTTTGTTCATtgtcttttctcgtctttccCTTATCCCCAGGCTTTCCAATGTGTACCTTGTTGCTTGTTGTTTCTCTATTTTCTTTATCTATGACTTTCGCGTTTTCAAATCAGTTGTATGGCCCCACTTGTCACCATATGCTGTGATAACGCCGTGCTCGTCTTTTGCTTTTTGATGTCAGCTTCATGTTCGCCCAGTCTAACAGAGGCTCGCTTAGTTGTGCCGATATATATTTTGTCACATTTTCATTCTCTCTTCCTTTGTATTTAATCTCGTATATAAACAACGTTGTTGTGTTGTTGAAGCTGTATagggtattttgtttttgtatatattgtagAGACAGTGTGGTTTGATTTATAAGCGagtgttgtgttgttgctatattgtgatgaatattttatgtaaatttttgaatatatgtgACGCTGtagaatttcttttgtgtttgtacttctgtacttgttttttttttgggtaattgTTTCTGCTTAAAATTCTATATATTTTGTCTATATTTGCGTCATGGATTTCTATTTGCACACTCGACTTAGACCAGTAAAGCGTATtaacataaattttaattaaacagAACTGAACGGAATATACAATTAATTCAAAAATCGGAAGGCCTACggggaaaaatttgtttatttgaatttcaTCTGCCACTAACAACCATAGCAACAAAATGAAAGACTTTTACAAACACATCAAGTACAAAGTACTTTATTAATCAAAAGCAGAAACTTGCAAAACATAAAGAAGAACTGAAATTCTTATTAGAATGCAAACGATATAGACTTATCCCGTATCACTTAACCAACTCCAACAAACACCTAAAAATAAATACTAGTTCCGAAAGGATAATACCGTAAATGGACAAGTTCAAAAGAATATTTCTTCTGAAAACACTAAACTTAGAAATAACGCAAAccaatataaacataaaacttaCGAAAAATACTGTAACCCAGACTCATCAACAATTGAAATATGGATTGAGTGAGGTAGAATTGAACACttttataacaaaacaaaacTTACTGAGTCAAAGGATCGCAGAACAAAAGAGAACAACGCTATAAGGGAAGTTAGATAAGCATAAGCAAGAGCTAATGAGAAAGCCAATAGTCACAAAAAACAATGACTGGTTCGTTAACAAAACGTCGATTGAATTCCCAGAAGAAGGTAAAAGGATACTCTCACTTGGAAGAAAATTGACGTTACCAACAACTAAATCCAATTTCACTCCAATACATGTAATAGCGGAATGAGCAGATCATACAGTCTTTGGAaaacgaaaaagaaaaggaaatagcGAGAAACAAAGTGAACAACAAAATTATGCAATTCAAAAGAAGCATAAAGCACAACGCATCGGAAAATTATATACTTAACCTCAAAACCTGTGAGAGTCAAACCgagcaaatccacggccactttgtttacgacgtggaagaaacagatgacgcaaatattggacgctCACATCAATGGTGTTACACTATCAACGCTACGCTAGACTGAATAGCCATCGTTCCTTTAAACTGAGTCAATATGTTTTGGAGAGGTTTACAAAAACGCGTATACAGGATTCAAAATCCGGAACATAAAATATTTCGACAGATCGAAAGTTATGAGTAAATGAATTTGGCAACATAAATTTTGCATAGACTTTACTTACGGGCATCTCATTAATGCTCCAAAGTCTCTCGCAAAGTTCGTAGGCCGTGCAAACTtcggtatataaaaaaaattttcattcggatGGTTTCCATGATTATGAGCCAATTCGAGTTTTAGTAAGTTGCTTTGTTAAGTAACGGATTTTTATATTTCTAAGCTTTTTAATACGTACGATACGGGTAAGTATCGAGTACTTTCCCATGATACTTGCCTTGGTATCGATGACTTTTTTTGATACTTTTTGAGCAAAGGAATCGAGTATAAGGTGGTATCGGAACAAAACGATTTTTTATTtcggtgtttgataaatgctatatgataataaaatttgtaaagtCAGTGCGTTCAAAATTGCATATGTGTTTTACTAATATCAAAAAACTGAATTATTATTCTTCCTTGGAAACTTACGCCTTTTCTTCGAATTTTCGAATAACTCCTGAGCACTTGGTCCCGGTAGCGTTGATGCAAATTTTCTTATTCGTAAAAATTGAATAATATTTGGTAAAAAGCGCATGAAAAGCGCCCAAGCCGCGAAAGCGATCAGCGCCCACACATTCATTGCTTTTTTCGCGTTTATAAATGCGATAAAACTTCCCTTAGAGAGCGAAATACCGCAGCGATCCGTTGCCGTTAACACCAATTGGTTTGCGGCTCGTTGCTAGAGCAAAACTGAATCAAGAGAACAACAACGCTTTTGAACTATTATTGCTTTTAGTTTGTTTAATAAAAGTAAGAGACATAGCacaacggttgccactttggtccatttggatcaaaaatggtcctttccaaccctatttggtccgttggttcctttttttcaattttgcatagcttCAAAAATTTGTAAATCGTTAAAATATAACAGAACCATGGCATTTCACCTAGGAGATAAATTAGGTAAGGCATTGGAAATAAACGTACTGGATCCCAAGTCAAACAATGTTTTAATTCATGTTTAAGCTATGTGTGCAAGCATACCAATAGATTTTAGAGTTTGTTATGTAATACATCGGAGTTCCgaacgaaaagtaacactttacaaatttttttaaaaagaaatccTAGggtaaaattttgaaagtgtGTCTTTTCGTTTGGCACGTcgttaaatatgtacatttgtctTACGTAGCCCAGAGCAAATTATTGAGTTCAAGGAAcaccaggactattgtggtgttacaAGTTGGCTTGCTTTGGAAAGTGTCTTCGTGAGTACGCCTCCCAGTGCGATGCGACTATATTTTCTATCTTCGTGTTCGGATGTTAATGGCATTCCTACTATTCAATTGTCAAATTCAATATCAGATATAGAATGgaaagtttatatatattttcggcATACACTCTAAAAAAACTAATACCAAAGAGAGTTTTCAGCGAACGAAATTAAAAacgtaatacatacaaatacattttatttttacttgtGCATTTTGAATTAAAACaccttttgttattatttttaacatGTTTTGATCAAGCTTTAAATAGAAAACTACGTAAACAACATAAAATTAAAGATGTTACAACGAATACGTGAGTTGcctaattgtttgtataccaattaaataaaataaaaatttggtcaTTATGTTTGAGGTGTGgcccttttttcgatgaattgtGAAAACATTGTGTGGCACCCGTGCATAGAACAGTTTAGAACATTGTCGCATTTACAAGTTCATcaatacatagatatgtacatatatgaagtaGGGCATGACAAAGTCTACAGGTACGCtaatgaaatatattttaaacaagttttctcaTGTTTTAAGTGCATTATGATCGCTTTTAATTGTTATTGTGAGCAGGTATCttatacaataataataataaataataaataacttTGATAATTTTTGTGTTTCACAGAACAAAACTTATATTCATTAAAAGTATGGTTATGGCCTTTTCCCCGAAGTGGTCAAACGGAAATTTCTTAAATGTCCACTACACAAAATTCACAAAGTTAATTGGCCGTaaggccttgatacgtgtgcaaagtctcaattgaccttatggccattttaagtggtcataagttcaattgaccgtatgtccgttgaccttaagtcactCCGGTACTAAATCATTACATTGCCATTGGTTCTAGATACATATGTAAAGTTTCGTCTGACCTTAATGCCATTAGAAGTGTTCATGAAGctaactgaccttatgtccgttgaatTTAAGTCACATCATCAACTTATTTTAATGCCATCGGTCCTTGATTCGTGCGAAAATTAAAATATACCTTATGGCCGTTTGAagtcgtcataaggtcaattgattcTGTgtccgttgaccttgtgtcaccccaCCACCATTGATAAATGTACAAAGTTTGAATTAAATCTGTCTgtttacaaacatatgtacatgtggagctaatataaatgtgttaaaaattCAGTTTGTACATTATCAACTCGTTTTGATAAAGCTTTATTCATAAAACACAGATATCTATGCATGAATGCGATATCAACATTAGTTGAACAGTTCTATATTTTTAGCACCTTGTTTATATGCATAAGAGATAAATCTATGGAATTGGTAATAATGCACGACTTGCAAAAGAACACACCAACACCCGCTCGGTTACATCTAAATTCGCAAAAATCAGCACACTGTtacaatttttgaattttaatatgaatgaaattttccaaaaaatttatttgtgcaATTCACAAGAGGGTCGTGTTCAAGTAAAATTGTTAGATTTATGTTGTTTCCATGGCTTCCAATGATTGTGAATTCCTTCAAGTGAATTATctgtagttgtttttgttgtggcagtgcttcgccccatccaataggtgccaccgatcacaaattgtcatcaatgtcctctaacgggagtccaaggaaacttgctgtttcaacaggagtggaccataatgagaagggtgttagaggcatgggttctacattacaattgaagagatggttggtgtcatgtggggacacattgcaagcaaacCATACATTttctattgtaacgaatattagtgacactaagtgatactcacatcactaatctggaACTAATCTGAAACTAATCtgagtaaataaagccacaaaaacaataaagcaagctgccacacttgtatgtacgtaaacaaattaatcattatgtctacacatatgtccatacaagcagcggagagaacagcacaaacacatgcatataactctatctgagatactcccaaaagtaggcaatcatctgtggaagtatcactcacatatacacgcgcatgggctgtGCGAGAAGCTattaaaatcgtgcatctgtagttatagctgagaaatttatagctggtagtaaattctagaaatagaaatgcCTGGAAGTGTGCGAACGagaaaatcacagagtataaaaggaggtaaagctgagaatcagtaatcagtttgatttaagcacgctatctgttgagcagtagaagtgttattgtgaagtacattaataaaggccattttgcattattgaatagtggagttatttattcaacagtttagtcattcgaacgttagtagaggatttggaataagcggaattgccctaaattcgttacagtatgttggggttgattctggataggtaatagtttaacctgttacagtatccagatcgaagttgatctACAGTTACGCGCGTTTCCTTATGGAGCTTGCGTTTCTCTTCTgcaagttctgggtatttttcttgaAGAACTGGATTCGCTGGGCAAtttctgacatagaggtccgatgcctgtttgtggatatcactgaggacctgcttgtgcttttttgcttcatacggctgtgttctaggtgtcgcgaggcgaagaaactggagagatcagggagatagctgttagTTTTATAACAAACCTCATTATTGTGTGGACCTGgggctgtggccattattgtgcagtcatcgcgTTGGAAACGATAGAGACACCTTCTGTTGGTggttccaggtcttgcagtaacgtggcgtggttgactgtatcaaaaggtTTTcacaggtctagcgcaacgagtactgtccgatggtggggtttttgatttaatccgcaatttatttccGTGTTAATTGCGTTTAGCGcgatggtagtgctatgtagttttcgaaatccATTCTAATGACGCAAGAAGCAAATTCGCactgaaatagggaagcagaaaggcttcaagtgtcttggctactggcggtaggagagatatcggacgataagaatctcctatgtttgcaggtttcccaggctttaaaagCAGAACCACcctggtcattttccatttttctgggatgacgaaggtggactgggacaggttgaagacatgcgctaggtAATTAAATCTCTCGCTGCCCAgtttttaagcattggcatggctatgccgtctgggcctagcACCTTAGATCGTTTAGCGTGAACGATGGCATATTCGACATCTATGGCGGTGATGGCAATTGGGCACACGCTGTATTTATGCctgtgtgcgtgtctgttggtccGCCATCTGGCTtcgtcaaccgtagaatgcattacatattgtcggcgaaaaagcgctcgcgcatgtTTTTGCATCTGACAGCACTTTATTGCCgaaggcgatggagattttgtcattgtgcttagtcgggttccATATGGACTTTACTGTGGACCATAGTTTACCTACACCGACAGAGAGGTTTtaattctttaagtgctcctcccatttcgcccgcttgtgttcatccactagcaatctgatgcgttgctgCTTATAcgatcacgttctctcgctagagtagcggcctccgctggaaaatgtggccggatttccgaattcttccggcgggaataaaccGAGTCGAAGCGGATTTattgaccttgcggaaagcacgctccccttgacggtCATCAGGCGGGATAGGAAGGGCAACAAACCGATTGCCAGTATACATTTTGTAATCATCACACTTTCCTTTCTTGATATTGATGAAAGTACGTTATTCAGTGGTCGCTTTCGGCAGATCGCTCGAGTGAAAGGAGTGTGagtaggtggtcggatgctaatgttaccatccgctgccagttgacacagtttacTAGTCCTGCGCGCACAATTGATAAGTTTGGCGAACTcggacagcttcctaccatacgagtgggggcgtttATCGGGCAGAACGTCGTTTTTTCTATgtggtccgccaacatctcatccctgctgtccgcctgtaggttagaatgccatagatcgtggtgggcctaagataatgcgattatcgccagagGGATTTAGATGTTGATGATCTCTAAATTAACATCGTcggaccggacagatatgccttgtCGTTAAAGGACACTGTCCCATGCggccgatgtcaggatcaaatatattatattaaacTGAGTGATGGGTGATAAacacgagaccgcctccattttcgctctcgcgatcttttctgtggacgttacaCTCAGAGTAGGTCTGTAAAGCAGATATTGCAGTGAGTTTCGTCTCATTTGTCGCAGAAATGTGGATGTTGTGCCGGCTCAAAAAATCGACCAtcacagtttaactgcagtattctgaaaTGCAATGGGGGAGACGTCGttactctgggggtaagtgacgggtgactacgcctgagttgatgGAGGCAAGGACGCAAGTGCTGTTTTGagcctgggactggacgtccctgggtgagcattggagtacccggtgtagttgggtttgcggcctggcagaatggcgcgatgaaacccgtgggGAGGATgtcgtcgctgagaccagaacatctaggaaagtggcaccgtccaaggcaggagctgcattgggcagatgtcgcaaacatatatatatattctgtgctggcaaacggtgcagaAGGTAGTAGGGAGTAAGAGTCTTTTTCCCTGACAGTTGACTAGCTAGTGCCGGAAAGATGGGGAGAAGAAGAAGTGGGCAGGGACTGacgctcggcattgctacctactctactacggagattgcagttatgagtaggagcggccgtatgacCTGGTGGCGCCATGGAGCGCGAGCAGCAGCAGGTACTTGTTGTGGTTTGATGAGCAGCGTGGCTTCTAGAGGGTAGTGGGTGGGGGGACTCTAATGCGCAGAtcacgggacgcccttgggcgtgatcAGCAAGGATGCGGTTCTCAAAAAGAAAAACTGATTCCAAATAATTGTAGCATCAACCCAAAACGAAAATaagagaacatttttttttttcgaaaaccaattTAAGGCAATACAAATTTAGCTAACACTTATTCAGCAGGAAGGCGCTTTATTTAGGTTTTAAACTTAGATCTCGCATACGGGTCTCAAAACGCTCGTAATTTCTGAACTAGACGAAGATCGATGTTCATCCCA is a genomic window of Eurosta solidaginis isolate ZX-2024a chromosome 4, ASM4086904v1, whole genome shotgun sequence containing:
- the Cyp4s3 gene encoding LOW QUALITY PROTEIN: probable cytochrome P450 4s3 (The sequence of the model RefSeq protein was modified relative to this genomic sequence to represent the inferred CDS: substituted 1 base at 1 genomic stop codon) — its product is MNVWALIAFAAWALFMRFLPNIIQFLRIRKFASTLPGPSAQELFENSKKRQKYEILASLHSFRIKYGPVFRIWFGKYLSVYFTDPEDISKLLSNNTLLSKSKNYRLLELWLGKGLLTSSNEAWRERRKLLTPAFHFRILSEFKEPMEDNCKILISKLREKANGQQFDIYPYITLFALDAILETAMGIKKNVQMQIESEYVKAVETICRTLRKRSFSVWQRYDAIFRFSNSYKEQKEALRILRGETNRVIKLRRQQLQDSNRQNFADAEKLNEIDVKRRLAFLDMLLISQMEGTDISHEHIREDYFEGHDTTSSAIAFALYLLSQHHDVQQRTYEESVLLQGREKESMPYLEAVIKETLRMYPSVPFYSRMVNEDLQIGKITVPKGVTITLLAYVIHRDEKYFPNPQKFAADRFLASEKELHPFAFVPFSAGVRNCIGTEIXHLSLFLPVKDFKPHILAELVSKSVNGVQIRMRPRN